In Achromobacter xylosoxidans A8, a single window of DNA contains:
- the ispB gene encoding octaprenyl diphosphate synthase has product MNLPELVAPIADDMKAVDAVIRERLNSEVVLIRTIGDYIIGAGGKRMRPAMVLMVARALGYEGTHHQLLAAVVEFIHTATLLHDDVVDESDLRRGRDTANAVFGNAASVLVGDYLYSRSFEMMVEANSMRVMSILSEATTVIAEGEVLQLLNVHDPDVSQERYLQVVRYKTAKLFEAAAQVGAVLAGATPEQEAAAAAYGRHVGTAFQLVDDVLDYSGDAAALGKNVGDDLREGKPTLPLIRVMEVGTPEQQQLIRDAIKTGDADFAAVAAAIQATDALEHARQAAVAEADLARQALSGYPISPFLNSLLEFCAFAVNRDR; this is encoded by the coding sequence TTGAATCTCCCCGAGCTTGTTGCCCCCATTGCAGACGATATGAAAGCCGTCGACGCGGTCATCCGCGAGCGGCTGAATTCCGAAGTGGTCCTGATCCGCACGATCGGCGACTACATCATTGGAGCGGGCGGCAAGCGCATGCGGCCGGCCATGGTGCTGATGGTGGCGCGCGCGCTGGGCTACGAGGGCACGCACCACCAGTTGCTGGCCGCCGTGGTTGAGTTCATCCATACCGCCACCCTGCTGCACGACGACGTGGTCGACGAATCCGACCTGCGCCGCGGCCGCGACACCGCCAACGCGGTCTTCGGCAACGCCGCCAGCGTGCTGGTGGGCGATTACCTGTATTCGCGCTCCTTCGAGATGATGGTGGAAGCGAACTCGATGCGCGTCATGAGCATCCTGTCCGAAGCCACCACGGTGATCGCCGAGGGCGAGGTGCTGCAGCTGCTGAACGTGCACGACCCGGACGTCTCCCAGGAACGCTATCTGCAAGTCGTGCGCTACAAGACCGCCAAGCTGTTCGAGGCCGCCGCCCAGGTGGGCGCCGTGCTGGCGGGCGCCACTCCCGAACAGGAAGCCGCTGCGGCCGCCTATGGCCGCCACGTGGGCACCGCCTTCCAATTGGTGGACGACGTGCTGGACTACAGCGGCGACGCCGCCGCCCTGGGCAAGAACGTGGGCGACGACCTGCGCGAGGGCAAGCCCACGCTGCCGCTGATCCGCGTGATGGAAGTGGGCACCCCGGAACAGCAGCAATTGATCCGCGACGCCATCAAGACCGGCGACGCCGACTTCGCCGCCGTGGCCGCCGCCATCCAGGCCACCGACGCCCTGGAGCACGCCCGCCAGGCCGCAGTCGCCGAGGCCGATCTGGCTCGCCAGGCACTTTCTGGCTACCCCATTTCCCCTTTTCTAAATTCTCTGTTAGAATTCTGCGCTTTCGCGGTGAATAGAGATCGCTAA
- a CDS encoding fumarylacetoacetate hydrolase family protein: MDQAKALPADLEQALLVGRVWRPGPVNGPSVVAVRQGEVIDITGVTPTMADLLDRPDRVALVASATGESLGDVRTLMAASLAGQDGLRLLAPCDLQPVKAAGVTFAISLLERMIEEEAGGDASRAEEIRVRMQALIGSDLSRLRPGSPEAAKLKAELTERGQWSQYLEVGIGPDAEVFSKAPPMASVGTGARIGVLPESRWNNPEPEIVLAVDSRGEVVGATLGNDVNLRDIEGRSALLLTKAKDNNGSCAIGPFIRLFDGGYTLDSVRQADVSLRIEGLDGFELDGVSHMREISRDPLDLVRQTCGRHHQYPDGFMLFLGTMFSPTQDRMGPGTGFTHKLGDRVVIASERLGALVNEVRLATEIEPWTFGARALYANLAARGLLRQEA; this comes from the coding sequence ATGGATCAAGCAAAGGCGCTGCCTGCCGACCTGGAGCAGGCGTTGCTGGTGGGGCGGGTGTGGCGGCCAGGGCCGGTGAATGGCCCCAGTGTGGTGGCGGTCCGCCAGGGCGAGGTGATCGACATCACGGGGGTCACGCCCACCATGGCGGACCTGCTGGACCGCCCCGACCGCGTGGCGTTGGTGGCCAGCGCCACCGGCGAGTCGCTGGGCGACGTGCGGACCCTGATGGCCGCCAGCCTGGCGGGCCAGGACGGACTGCGCCTGTTGGCGCCCTGCGACCTGCAACCCGTCAAGGCGGCGGGCGTCACCTTCGCCATCAGCCTGCTGGAACGGATGATCGAGGAAGAAGCGGGCGGCGACGCCAGCCGCGCCGAGGAAATCCGCGTCCGCATGCAGGCCCTGATCGGCTCCGACCTGTCCCGCCTGCGTCCGGGCTCGCCGGAAGCGGCCAAACTGAAGGCCGAACTGACCGAGCGGGGCCAGTGGTCGCAGTACCTGGAGGTTGGCATAGGCCCGGACGCCGAGGTCTTCTCCAAGGCGCCGCCCATGGCGTCGGTGGGCACGGGCGCGCGGATCGGCGTACTGCCCGAATCCCGCTGGAACAATCCCGAACCCGAGATCGTGCTGGCGGTGGACAGCCGCGGCGAAGTCGTCGGCGCCACGCTGGGCAACGACGTCAACCTGCGCGACATCGAAGGCCGCAGCGCCTTGCTGCTGACCAAGGCCAAGGACAACAACGGTTCCTGCGCCATCGGACCCTTCATCCGCCTGTTCGACGGCGGCTACACCCTGGACAGCGTGCGCCAGGCCGACGTCTCCCTGCGCATCGAGGGCCTGGACGGCTTCGAGCTGGACGGCGTCAGCCACATGCGCGAGATCAGCCGCGACCCGCTGGATCTGGTGCGTCAGACCTGCGGCAGGCACCACCAGTATCCGGACGGCTTCATGCTGTTCCTGGGCACCATGTTCTCGCCCACCCAGGACCGCATGGGCCCGGGCACCGGCTTCACCCACAAGCTGGGCGACCGCGTCGTGATCGCCTCCGAACGCCTGGGGGCGCTGGTCAACGAAGTGCGGCTGGCCACCGAGATCGAACCCTGGACCTTCGGGGCGCGCGCGCTCTACGCCAATCTGGCCGCCCGCGGCCTGCTGCGGCAAGAGGCCTGA
- a CDS encoding MarR family winged helix-turn-helix transcriptional regulator — MHYFLAIDRFHIRNIARVLSAHHCSPLMWRVLSILADRDGHSVSELADLSVIERSNLSRILDAMERDELIERIGHETDKRQTHVFLSEQGRQLFVESLPAVLDYYARFLTGISPSEMTVLMSVLKKIKRNVASFDSRDSSDLD, encoded by the coding sequence ATGCACTACTTCCTGGCCATCGACCGCTTCCATATCCGGAACATCGCTCGCGTGCTGTCCGCCCATCACTGCTCCCCCCTGATGTGGCGAGTCCTGAGCATCCTGGCCGACCGCGACGGACACAGCGTGTCGGAGCTGGCGGACCTCAGCGTGATCGAGCGCTCCAACCTGAGCCGCATCCTCGACGCCATGGAACGCGATGAACTGATCGAGCGCATCGGACATGAGACCGACAAGCGGCAAACGCATGTGTTCCTGTCCGAGCAAGGCCGTCAGCTCTTCGTCGAATCGCTGCCCGCGGTGCTGGACTACTACGCGCGGTTCCTCACGGGAATATCTCCGAGCGAGATGACCGTCCTGATGAGTGTGCTGAAGAAGATCAAGCGCAATGTCGCTTCGTTCGATTCACGAGATTCCAGCGACCTGGATTAG
- a CDS encoding IclR family transcriptional regulator, translated as MASEYDVPAIRRTHDILRVLASRRAPVKASELAESCQLARSTLYLLLDCLEQRRWIERREGGYVIGIELMALGYAYLRQDGLQAAFQAAAGVFVARHNEVVQLATLDGFDVVYLAREDARRPVRLVSDLGLRLPAHACALGKALLASLPPQELAACVPAVLPRVTERSLATRAALDQELEQVRGTGLAQDLEEVATGLVCFAAYVGMTPLGKRVAVSTSIPTDRLDDAHRRDVIDGIRLVARDIALRVIPGA; from the coding sequence ATGGCTTCCGAGTACGACGTCCCCGCTATCCGCCGCACGCACGACATCCTGCGGGTGCTCGCCAGCCGCCGCGCGCCGGTCAAGGCATCGGAGCTGGCCGAATCCTGCCAGCTCGCCCGCAGCACGCTGTACTTGCTGCTGGATTGCCTGGAGCAACGCCGCTGGATCGAGCGCCGTGAAGGCGGCTACGTCATCGGCATCGAACTGATGGCGCTGGGCTACGCCTATCTGCGCCAGGACGGATTGCAAGCGGCATTCCAGGCCGCCGCTGGCGTCTTCGTGGCGCGGCACAACGAAGTGGTGCAGTTGGCGACGCTGGACGGATTCGATGTGGTTTATCTGGCGCGCGAGGATGCGCGCCGCCCGGTGCGGCTGGTGTCGGACCTGGGGCTGCGCCTGCCCGCGCACGCCTGCGCGCTGGGCAAGGCTTTGCTCGCCAGCCTGCCGCCGCAAGAGCTGGCCGCCTGCGTACCCGCGGTGTTGCCGCGTGTCACCGAGCGCAGCCTCGCCACCCGCGCCGCGCTCGACCAGGAGCTGGAACAGGTGCGTGGCACCGGACTGGCGCAGGACCTGGAGGAAGTGGCGACCGGCCTGGTCTGCTTTGCCGCCTACGTGGGCATGACACCGCTGGGCAAGCGGGTGGCCGTGAGCACCTCCATCCCTACCGACCGGCTGGACGACGCGCACCGCCGTGACGTGATCGACGGAATCCGGCTGGTGGCGCGCGACATCGCCCTGCGGGTGATCCCCGGCGCTTGA
- the rpmA gene encoding 50S ribosomal protein L27, with protein sequence MAQKKGGGSTRNGRDSESKRLGVKAFGGELIPAGSIIVRQRGTRFHAGVNVGMGKDHTLFALIDGKVQFGFKGALNKQTVSIVAAE encoded by the coding sequence ATGGCACAGAAAAAGGGCGGCGGCTCTACGCGGAACGGACGCGACTCAGAATCGAAGCGTCTGGGCGTCAAGGCATTCGGCGGCGAATTGATTCCCGCTGGTTCGATCATCGTGCGTCAGCGCGGCACGCGCTTCCACGCTGGCGTGAACGTCGGCATGGGCAAGGATCACACCCTGTTCGCGCTGATCGACGGCAAGGTTCAATTCGGCTTCAAGGGCGCGTTGAACAAGCAGACCGTTTCGATCGTCGCTGCCGAGTAA
- the rplU gene encoding 50S ribosomal protein L21: MYAVVKTGGKQYRVAAGEKLKIEQIPADIGQEITLDQVLSVGEGDQLKVGTPLVSGAVVKATVLAQGRHDKVKIFKMRRRKHYQKRQGHRQNYTEIRIEAITA, encoded by the coding sequence ATGTACGCGGTCGTAAAAACCGGTGGCAAGCAGTATCGCGTTGCCGCTGGCGAAAAACTCAAGATAGAACAGATACCGGCAGACATTGGGCAAGAAATCACCCTGGACCAAGTGTTGTCCGTGGGCGAAGGCGACCAGCTGAAAGTTGGCACGCCCCTCGTCTCCGGCGCCGTGGTCAAGGCAACGGTTCTTGCGCAAGGCCGCCACGACAAGGTCAAGATCTTCAAGATGCGCCGTCGCAAGCACTATCAGAAGCGTCAGGGCCACCGTCAGAACTACACCGAAATCCGCATCGAAGCCATCACGGCTTAA
- a CDS encoding Bug family tripartite tricarboxylate transporter substrate binding protein, which translates to MLKRICGALAACSLAVPLAVCAAYPDRPVTLVVPSVPGGAADVVGRLVAAEMSKQWSVPVIVENRAGGAGVIGSQAVARAKPDGYTLLLGPDASFTAVPYLMQDVPYRTEDFAPVATLATLQYVLVASPTASFKSLRELLDQARAQPDAITYASGGPGSTHHLAMALFEHAAGISLKHVPYKAAPQGFVGVMGSQVDLMFIVASTAVPQIKAGKVRGLANAGAAPIAGAPDLPMVKNEVKDFTFYSWFGLFAPAQTPAPVQADLQRAVAAVLKSPEVRDKMQAQGMIVGDQDGLSLSERIAHDTRVLAPVLSDIKTAISKQQ; encoded by the coding sequence ATGCTGAAACGTATATGCGGCGCCTTGGCCGCATGCAGTCTGGCCGTTCCCTTGGCGGTCTGTGCGGCCTATCCGGACCGGCCGGTCACATTGGTCGTGCCATCGGTGCCGGGCGGCGCCGCCGACGTGGTCGGACGCCTGGTCGCCGCGGAAATGTCCAAGCAATGGAGCGTTCCGGTCATCGTGGAAAACCGCGCGGGAGGAGCCGGCGTCATCGGCTCCCAGGCCGTGGCCCGCGCCAAGCCTGACGGCTACACCTTGCTGTTGGGGCCGGACGCTTCGTTCACGGCCGTGCCGTACCTGATGCAGGATGTGCCGTATCGCACCGAGGACTTCGCGCCCGTCGCCACGCTGGCGACCCTGCAATACGTGCTGGTGGCATCGCCCACGGCGTCGTTCAAGTCCTTACGCGAACTGCTGGACCAGGCGCGCGCCCAGCCCGACGCCATCACTTACGCCAGCGGCGGCCCGGGTTCCACCCATCATCTGGCGATGGCGCTGTTCGAGCACGCGGCCGGCATCTCGCTCAAGCACGTGCCCTACAAGGCCGCGCCCCAGGGCTTTGTCGGCGTGATGGGCAGCCAGGTCGATCTGATGTTCATCGTCGCCAGCACCGCCGTGCCGCAGATCAAGGCCGGCAAGGTGCGGGGGCTGGCCAACGCGGGAGCCGCGCCCATCGCCGGCGCGCCCGACCTGCCGATGGTGAAGAACGAAGTAAAGGACTTCACGTTCTACAGTTGGTTCGGCTTGTTCGCGCCAGCGCAGACGCCGGCGCCGGTGCAGGCCGATTTGCAGCGCGCCGTCGCCGCTGTCCTGAAGAGTCCCGAAGTCCGGGACAAGATGCAGGCCCAGGGCATGATCGTGGGCGACCAGGACGGGTTGAGCTTGAGCGAACGCATCGCCCATGACACGCGTGTTCTCGCTCCCGTGCTTTCCGATATCAAGACCGCAATCAGCAAGCAGCAATGA
- a CDS encoding Bug family tripartite tricarboxylate transporter substrate binding protein, giving the protein MNMSRRSALQSTFAFAASALLPKAADAQDSWVPTKPIRTIVPYSVGTPPDVVTRIVAAKMTTNIGQSVYVENRPGATGTVGLGELLRQPSDGYTLMTMLQPISVAPALYPALTVDLSRDLNAVGQFTSYCNVLTVHPSIPARTVAELVALLKAKPNEFNFGSGGSGTPAHLSGELFKQQAGVLATHVPYNQFPQAVGDLLQGRLQFMFVTSSVIVPHIQTGRVRALAVTGAKRIAALPDVPTMIESGYPEFDVSGWDGFVVRSGTPPKIIARLNAELAKAVKSPDVADRFLALGVDPVAGNPAQFSDLIAAESRRWGNLVRSAGIKAE; this is encoded by the coding sequence ATGAACATGAGCCGTCGTTCCGCCCTGCAATCGACATTTGCTTTCGCCGCGTCAGCCCTCTTGCCCAAGGCCGCTGACGCGCAGGATTCATGGGTTCCCACCAAGCCGATACGAACCATCGTCCCGTATTCGGTAGGCACTCCGCCCGACGTGGTCACGCGCATCGTCGCCGCGAAAATGACGACGAATATCGGGCAATCCGTGTATGTCGAAAACCGGCCCGGCGCGACCGGCACGGTAGGCCTGGGCGAACTGCTGCGCCAGCCATCCGACGGCTACACCCTCATGACCATGCTGCAGCCCATCTCGGTCGCGCCCGCGCTCTATCCGGCCCTGACCGTGGACCTGTCGCGCGACCTGAATGCGGTCGGCCAGTTCACCAGCTATTGCAATGTGCTCACCGTCCATCCCAGCATTCCAGCCCGCACGGTCGCGGAATTGGTCGCGCTGCTGAAGGCCAAGCCCAATGAATTCAATTTTGGCTCGGGCGGCAGCGGTACGCCGGCCCATCTTTCGGGTGAACTGTTCAAGCAACAAGCGGGCGTGCTGGCAACCCACGTGCCCTATAACCAATTCCCGCAGGCGGTGGGCGATCTGTTGCAAGGACGCCTGCAATTCATGTTCGTGACCAGCAGCGTCATCGTTCCGCATATTCAGACAGGCCGCGTCCGCGCGCTCGCCGTGACCGGCGCCAAGCGGATTGCCGCCCTGCCGGACGTACCCACGATGATCGAATCGGGCTATCCGGAGTTCGACGTCAGCGGCTGGGACGGCTTCGTCGTGCGCTCCGGCACGCCGCCGAAAATAATCGCGCGCCTCAATGCCGAGCTTGCCAAGGCCGTGAAGTCACCGGACGTTGCGGACCGGTTCCTGGCATTGGGCGTAGACCCCGTCGCCGGCAATCCCGCCCAGTTCTCGGACCTTATCGCCGCCGAGTCCCGGCGCTGGGGAAATCTGGTTCGCAGCGCCGGAATCAAGGCGGAGTAA
- a CDS encoding LamG-like jellyroll fold domain-containing protein produces the protein MTKDSKHGQGDTQIGEQAADALPLAPDNRRRSLLRAGLGVTLLPMGGSFLLSGCNGGGDDDDEDDGDGGTGKPQPALVSSFALAVLPDTQFYSRYATDAENQQFMRKYGSEPYQAQTRWVAEHAKALNIPFLVHLGDVVDQQGKPDQWKVASAAMKVLEDGKVPYSILAGNHDVIVDRDYVDESSQSANTDAQRDLAKEPYLQHFSVTRAKQQATFGGRDASGFHEYHVFEAEGQKFLVLSLSWRASNDALAWANQVLRANPTLPAILVNHQLLNIDKDGVSPLEVPYGKMLWDKLIRDNDQIFMTLNGHYHGATRLTKTNAYGHAVEEMVVDYQMAYQGGNGLMRLYEFDLGNNEIRVLSFSPWVPQKPKDTLNAFDQAVLTAPNEQFTIKMDFASRFSGFNKTFKAAAPTHTSLVEQATALILANYTDPATIEQKPAADSNDYPLVAGTLAHWRFFGGKAGQPVKVGETVADATGLNPVRRAALNIDGVAGAQEGDLLWSDDHHFLSAAPGSVRFLNTDKNTARMSYFTTDAAAAINSATVPNGYTIEAFLKIDKDWSAQKHAWMNVMTRDGKRGDLAGFTGGDPESPPLIFAVSSLREIQWEVVPAVAGERGGKTNWSGEIIADKWFHVAVVNDADTHETILYIEGAPVLRNVSNAPGLATLAADMPWVIGAGSWDGERADGFFGSIGEIRIVEKALKPAQWLTARRAG, from the coding sequence ATGACGAAGGACAGCAAGCACGGCCAGGGTGACACGCAGATCGGGGAGCAGGCGGCGGATGCCTTGCCGCTGGCGCCCGACAACCGGCGGCGCAGTTTGTTGCGCGCCGGCTTGGGCGTGACGCTGTTGCCCATGGGCGGCAGTTTCCTGCTTAGCGGCTGCAATGGCGGCGGCGATGACGACGATGAAGATGACGGCGATGGCGGCACGGGCAAGCCCCAGCCGGCCTTGGTGTCGAGCTTCGCGCTGGCGGTGCTGCCGGATACGCAGTTCTATTCGCGCTACGCCACCGACGCCGAAAACCAGCAATTCATGCGCAAGTACGGCAGCGAGCCCTACCAGGCGCAGACGCGCTGGGTGGCCGAGCACGCCAAGGCGCTCAATATTCCGTTCCTGGTCCATCTGGGCGATGTGGTCGATCAGCAGGGCAAGCCCGATCAGTGGAAGGTGGCCAGCGCCGCGATGAAGGTGCTGGAAGACGGCAAGGTGCCGTATTCGATCCTGGCGGGCAACCATGACGTGATCGTTGACCGAGATTACGTGGACGAGAGCAGCCAGTCGGCCAACACGGATGCGCAGCGCGATCTGGCCAAGGAACCGTACCTGCAGCACTTCAGCGTCACGCGGGCCAAGCAACAAGCGACCTTCGGCGGCCGCGATGCCAGCGGCTTCCATGAGTACCACGTGTTCGAGGCCGAAGGGCAGAAGTTCCTGGTGCTGTCGCTATCCTGGCGCGCGTCGAATGACGCGCTGGCCTGGGCCAATCAGGTGTTGCGCGCCAACCCCACGTTGCCCGCCATCCTGGTCAACCACCAGTTGTTGAACATCGACAAGGACGGTGTCAGCCCGCTGGAAGTGCCCTACGGCAAGATGTTGTGGGACAAGCTGATCCGCGACAACGATCAGATCTTCATGACGCTCAACGGCCACTACCACGGCGCCACCCGCCTGACCAAGACCAATGCCTATGGCCACGCGGTGGAGGAGATGGTGGTGGACTACCAGATGGCCTATCAGGGCGGCAACGGCCTGATGCGTCTGTACGAATTCGATCTCGGCAACAACGAGATCCGGGTGCTGTCGTTCTCGCCCTGGGTACCGCAGAAGCCCAAGGACACGCTCAATGCGTTCGACCAGGCGGTGCTGACCGCGCCCAATGAGCAATTCACCATCAAGATGGACTTCGCCAGCCGCTTCTCCGGCTTCAACAAGACATTCAAGGCCGCGGCGCCCACGCATACCTCGCTGGTCGAGCAGGCCACGGCGTTGATCCTGGCCAACTACACGGATCCCGCGACCATCGAGCAAAAGCCGGCCGCCGACAGCAATGACTATCCGTTGGTGGCGGGGACGCTGGCGCACTGGCGCTTCTTCGGCGGCAAGGCCGGGCAGCCCGTCAAGGTGGGAGAGACCGTTGCGGATGCGACCGGCCTGAACCCGGTCCGCCGCGCGGCGCTCAACATCGACGGCGTGGCGGGCGCGCAGGAAGGCGACCTGCTGTGGTCGGACGATCATCACTTCCTGTCCGCCGCGCCCGGTTCGGTGCGCTTCCTGAACACGGACAAGAACACGGCGCGCATGAGCTACTTCACCACCGATGCCGCCGCGGCGATCAACAGCGCCACGGTGCCCAACGGCTACACGATCGAGGCCTTCCTCAAGATCGACAAGGACTGGAGCGCGCAGAAGCACGCCTGGATGAACGTGATGACGCGCGACGGCAAGCGCGGCGACCTGGCCGGGTTCACGGGCGGCGACCCGGAATCCCCGCCCCTGATCTTCGCCGTGTCCAGCCTACGTGAGATCCAGTGGGAAGTCGTGCCGGCCGTGGCGGGCGAGCGCGGCGGCAAGACCAACTGGTCGGGCGAGATCATCGCGGACAAATGGTTCCATGTCGCGGTGGTCAACGACGCTGACACGCACGAGACCATCCTCTATATCGAGGGCGCGCCGGTATTGCGCAACGTCAGCAACGCGCCTGGCCTGGCGACGCTGGCCGCCGACATGCCCTGGGTCATCGGTGCGGGTTCGTGGGACGGCGAACGCGCCGACGGCTTCTTCGGCAGCATCGGTGAGATCCGCATCGTGGAAAAGGCGCTCAAGCCCGCGCAGTGGCTGACCGCGCGCCGCGCCGGCTAG
- a CDS encoding sulfatase-like hydrolase/transferase, whose product MDGKHGKPMNKIKNVLFIMCDQLRADYLGCYGHPTIKTPNIDALAAQGVKFTRAYCAAPTCGPSRMSFYTGRSMFSHGAIWNFVPLSIREQTIGDFLRPHGVRVALAGKTHFAADMEAIRRLGIPAADGSAILEGGFEVVDRYEGHADPGGDHPYMRFLRNAGYGGPNPWDEFVMSASDAAGRRVSGWQMRNVHLPARVREQHSETAYTTDVAIDYIRRQDDQPWFLHLSYIKPHWPYLAPAPYHDLYGVDDCIPTVKSEAELINPHPVYAAYLKHRESVNFARDEVAARVKIPYMGLISQIDHHLGRLMATLRETGQDRNTLIVFTSDHGDYLGDHWLGDKDLFHEPSVRIPMIVVDPHDDASASRGSASAALVESIDFLPTVMDALALERPNHLLEGDSLLGHTRGRDPGWRNAAISEIDYAYREARVELGQDPRRCRGYMVRTENWKYIYWDGHAEQLFDMTRDPDELRDVAGDEGLSRVLSEHKERLFEWMRTRKLSVTVPDENIVVSRHTIEPRHGIEIGVW is encoded by the coding sequence ATGGATGGCAAACACGGCAAACCGATGAACAAGATCAAGAATGTTCTTTTCATCATGTGCGACCAACTGCGCGCCGATTATCTTGGCTGCTATGGGCATCCCACCATAAAAACGCCGAACATCGACGCCCTGGCGGCCCAAGGGGTGAAGTTCACCCGTGCCTACTGCGCGGCGCCCACTTGCGGACCTTCGCGCATGTCGTTCTACACAGGGCGGTCCATGTTCAGCCATGGCGCCATCTGGAACTTCGTGCCGTTGTCCATCCGCGAACAGACCATCGGAGATTTTCTGCGCCCGCATGGCGTGCGCGTGGCGCTGGCGGGAAAAACCCATTTCGCGGCCGACATGGAGGCGATACGGCGTCTGGGCATTCCAGCGGCGGACGGCTCCGCGATACTTGAGGGCGGCTTCGAAGTCGTGGATCGCTACGAAGGGCACGCGGACCCCGGCGGCGATCATCCCTACATGCGTTTTCTCAGGAACGCGGGCTACGGCGGACCGAACCCATGGGACGAATTCGTGATGTCCGCAAGCGATGCAGCGGGCAGGCGCGTCAGCGGCTGGCAAATGCGCAACGTGCATTTGCCAGCGCGGGTCCGGGAGCAACACTCCGAGACCGCCTACACCACGGACGTGGCGATCGACTATATCCGGCGGCAGGACGACCAGCCCTGGTTCCTGCACCTTTCCTACATCAAGCCGCACTGGCCTTACCTGGCGCCCGCCCCGTACCACGATCTGTACGGCGTCGATGATTGCATTCCGACCGTCAAATCCGAAGCGGAGTTGATCAACCCTCACCCCGTCTACGCCGCCTATCTGAAGCACCGCGAGTCGGTGAACTTCGCACGCGACGAAGTCGCGGCACGAGTCAAGATTCCCTACATGGGACTGATCTCGCAAATCGACCATCATCTCGGCCGCTTGATGGCCACTTTGCGCGAAACCGGTCAGGACCGGAACACGCTCATCGTCTTCACGTCAGACCACGGCGATTATCTGGGCGATCATTGGCTGGGCGACAAGGACCTGTTCCACGAACCTTCGGTGCGCATCCCGATGATCGTGGTGGATCCTCACGACGATGCGTCGGCAAGCCGCGGCAGCGCTTCAGCCGCGCTGGTGGAATCCATAGACTTCCTGCCGACCGTCATGGATGCGCTGGCGCTGGAACGACCCAACCATTTACTGGAAGGCGATTCCCTGCTTGGCCACACCCGCGGCCGCGACCCAGGCTGGCGGAATGCTGCCATCAGCGAGATTGACTACGCCTATCGCGAAGCGCGCGTTGAGCTGGGCCAGGATCCCCGACGTTGCCGAGGCTACATGGTGCGCACCGAAAACTGGAAGTACATCTATTGGGACGGACACGCCGAGCAGCTGTTTGACATGACGCGCGATCCTGACGAATTGCGCGACGTCGCCGGCGACGAGGGATTGTCCCGCGTGCTGTCGGAACACAAGGAACGGCTCTTCGAATGGATGCGCACGCGCAAGCTCAGCGTAACCGTGCCCGACGAGAACATCGTGGTCTCCCGCCACACGATCGAGCCACGGCACGGTATCGAGATCGGCGTTTGGTAG
- a CDS encoding LysR family transcriptional regulator — protein MRPPDPVPSLQSGWYLRGRLRLRHLQLMLLLDEVHNVGMAAQRMATTQPAVSRMIAELEDMLGARLFDRTPKGTFPTPHGDSLIRHARWVLGDLERMSGEWSGAPDLDVETINLGVNSAAAAYLVPRALLRFEQRAANVNVLVREGSLEALVPDLHTRKLDLLVARMGAAVRTPDTLTQVLYEEPMCLCARSAHPLAEVSQVSWAQLAAYPWIMPPRGSPARIGLDMLLQRHGLYPPSRIESASALNNMMLMANSDLLSLLPRCVARHPAGSCDIAILDIELPPVFGPLGIVRHHSLDLSPRMRDLIDCLRTEAADAAAASPER, from the coding sequence ATGAGACCTCCAGATCCCGTTCCGTCCCTGCAGTCCGGCTGGTACCTGCGCGGCCGGCTGCGCCTGCGTCACCTGCAACTCATGCTGCTGCTGGACGAAGTCCACAACGTCGGCATGGCGGCGCAGCGCATGGCCACCACCCAACCCGCGGTGTCGCGCATGATTGCCGAACTGGAAGACATGTTGGGCGCGCGGCTGTTCGACCGGACACCGAAAGGCACCTTCCCCACTCCCCACGGCGACTCGCTGATCCGGCATGCGCGCTGGGTGCTGGGCGACCTGGAACGCATGAGCGGCGAATGGTCCGGCGCACCCGACCTCGACGTGGAAACCATCAATCTCGGCGTCAACTCGGCGGCCGCGGCCTACCTTGTGCCGCGCGCGTTGCTGCGTTTCGAGCAACGTGCCGCCAACGTCAATGTGCTGGTGCGCGAGGGTTCGCTGGAAGCCCTGGTGCCGGACCTGCACACCCGCAAGCTGGACCTGCTGGTGGCGCGCATGGGCGCAGCCGTCCGCACGCCCGACACCCTGACGCAAGTGTTGTACGAAGAACCCATGTGCTTATGCGCACGCAGCGCGCATCCGCTGGCAGAGGTATCCCAGGTCTCCTGGGCCCAACTGGCCGCCTACCCGTGGATCATGCCGCCGCGCGGCAGCCCGGCACGCATCGGCCTGGACATGCTGCTGCAGCGCCACGGCCTGTACCCGCCCTCGCGCATCGAGTCGGCCTCGGCCCTGAACAACATGATGCTGATGGCCAATAGCGACCTGCTGTCGCTGCTGCCGCGCTGCGTCGCCCGCCATCCCGCAGGCAGCTGCGACATCGCCATCCTGGACATCGAACTGCCGCCCGTGTTCGGCCCCCTGGGCATCGTGCGGCACCACAGCCTGGATCTATCGCCGCGGATGCGGGATCTGATCGACTGCCTGCGGACGGAAGCGGCCGACGCGGCGGCGGCATCCCCAGAAAGGTAA